In Synergistaceae bacterium, the following proteins share a genomic window:
- a CDS encoding NTP transferase domain-containing protein yields the protein MQTAKSVIISCAGIGSRLGLATTKSLVEINGLTVIARLLKSLQDVQDIRIVIGYQAGDVINEVKHYRPDAIFCYNHEYFTTKTGASFYLGARHGNNYSIEIDGDLLIHPDDMKMLLEQSGEWIAYSEISSDDAMFVRVDSEGNVLSFSTESGDYEWTGPACVMRNRLRYASGHVYNMLEPLLPMKGIKIRACDIDTYDDYKRAAEFIKSWEA from the coding sequence ATGCAGACAGCTAAATCAGTTATTATAAGCTGCGCGGGAATTGGCTCACGTCTTGGACTGGCTACTACAAAATCACTCGTTGAAATTAACGGCTTAACTGTGATTGCTAGATTGCTGAAATCTTTACAGGACGTTCAAGATATAAGAATAGTAATCGGCTATCAGGCTGGCGACGTAATAAACGAGGTCAAGCATTACAGACCTGACGCAATTTTTTGCTATAATCACGAATATTTTACGACTAAGACCGGAGCAAGTTTTTATCTAGGTGCAAGACACGGCAATAATTACTCAATCGAGATAGACGGCGATTTATTGATTCACCCTGACGACATGAAAATGTTGCTTGAACAAAGCGGCGAATGGATTGCTTATTCTGAAATTTCGTCAGATGATGCTATGTTCGTGCGTGTTGACAGTGAGGGCAATGTTTTATCTTTCTCGACCGAGTCAGGCGATTACGAATGGACGGGGCCGGCTTGTGTAATGCGTAATAGACTCCGTTATGCTTCCGGACATGTTTATAATATGCTTGAGCCGTTATTGCCCATGAAGGGAATCAAGATTCGCGCCTGTGATATTGATACTTATGACGACTATAAACGAGCAGCAGAATTTATTAAAAGCTGGGAGGCTTAA
- a CDS encoding aspartate/glutamate racemase family protein, translating to MNFVIGIVGGMGSFATLDFFRRILYAFPAVKEWERPRVLIDNYCTMPSRVRAILYNERKQELICDLCESVKNLLRSGADKIIFACNTSHVFIPEVTARVPECANKIIHIIDSCAAEIRNLCKG from the coding sequence TTGAATTTTGTTATAGGAATTGTCGGCGGCATGGGATCATTTGCTACACTTGATTTTTTCAGGAGGATTCTATATGCGTTCCCTGCTGTTAAAGAATGGGAGCGGCCAAGAGTCTTAATTGATAATTACTGCACTATGCCCAGCAGAGTCAGAGCGATTTTATATAATGAACGTAAACAAGAATTAATTTGCGATTTATGCGAGTCCGTAAAAAATTTATTGCGTTCAGGTGCTGATAAAATAATATTTGCCTGTAATACTTCACACGTTTTTATTCCTGAAGTAACAGCACGAGTCCCCGAATGCGCAAATAAAATTATTCACATAATAGACTCGTGTGCTGCTGAAATACGTAATTTATGCAAGGGG
- a CDS encoding HAD family phosphatase, with product MKTRKFIFDLDGTVTSQETLPLIASHFGVQEEIENLTRLTIRGNVPFIESFIKRVHILGKLPVSEINDLLEKVPLYEKLHSFILANPEKCVIATGNLSCWVNKLLNKVSNNIISFCSEASIINNQVSRLNSILKKENVVTRYKGEGCEVIYIGDGNNDLEAMRLADISIANGITHDPANSILGTSDYVIYTEEALCRQLNQLL from the coding sequence ATGAAGACTAGAAAATTTATATTTGATCTTGACGGCACTGTAACATCACAGGAGACTCTGCCGTTAATAGCCTCACATTTCGGAGTTCAGGAAGAAATTGAGAATCTTACTAGACTCACAATCAGGGGCAACGTGCCATTTATAGAGAGTTTCATTAAGCGCGTTCATATTCTCGGAAAATTGCCGGTCAGTGAAATAAATGACTTGCTCGAAAAAGTGCCGCTCTATGAAAAATTGCACTCGTTCATTCTTGCAAATCCTGAGAAATGCGTTATTGCTACTGGTAATCTTAGCTGCTGGGTTAATAAATTATTAAATAAAGTCAGCAATAATATAATTTCTTTCTGTTCTGAAGCAAGTATTATAAATAATCAGGTCTCACGCTTGAATAGCATTCTCAAGAAAGAAAATGTAGTAACTCGTTACAAGGGCGAGGGCTGCGAGGTTATTTATATAGGCGACGGAAATAATGATCTTGAGGCTATGAGACTGGCAGATATTTCAATTGCGAACGGGATAACTCATGACCCTGCAAATAGTATTCTGGGAACTTCAGATTATGTGATTTACACGGAGGAAGCACTATGCAGACAGCTAAATCAGTTATTATAA